From Parasphaerochaeta coccoides DSM 17374, a single genomic window includes:
- a CDS encoding GNAT family N-acetyltransferase gives MIKKVKKTPSLETTDRIIREARPDDAKDFLSYLKTVGGESDNLTFGVEGVAMEVELEAHHLEEMMLSPNSLQLLALEDDKIIGSLTFIAGKRERIAHAGEMAISVLQEHWGQGVGSALIVAFLTWIGSAGTGIRKVNLLVREDNERAINLYKRYGFVNEGRRSRMFLLDGQFVHGIHMGLEIDGGTT, from the coding sequence ATGATTAAAAAAGTGAAAAAGACACCTTCTTTGGAAACGACCGACCGAATCATCCGGGAAGCCCGGCCAGATGACGCAAAGGATTTTCTTTCCTATCTCAAAACTGTTGGCGGAGAAAGTGACAACCTTACTTTCGGTGTCGAAGGCGTTGCCATGGAAGTAGAGCTTGAAGCTCATCACCTTGAGGAAATGATGTTATCGCCGAACAGCCTCCAGTTACTGGCGTTGGAAGATGACAAGATCATCGGCAGCCTCACTTTCATCGCTGGAAAGCGTGAACGTATCGCCCATGCCGGAGAAATGGCAATTTCCGTGCTTCAAGAGCATTGGGGACAGGGAGTTGGTTCTGCGTTGATTGTTGCCTTCCTTACATGGATTGGCAGTGCTGGAACCGGTATCCGCAAGGTTAATCTTTTGGTTCGTGAAGACAATGAACGGGCAATCAACCTGTATAAACGGTACGGTTTTGTCAATGAAGGTCGCCGGTCACGCATGTTTCTCCTTGACGGACAGTTCGTCCATGGCATCCATATGGGCTTGGAAATTGATGGCGGGACGACATGA